A single region of the Pseudomonas mandelii genome encodes:
- a CDS encoding EAL domain-containing protein, translating into MKYRQPGYTAIALVIDDDPFIRLLARDALEKIDLKVEEAGDGASGLSAIAALAPDIILLDVMMPDMDGFAVCRQALLIPGAELTPVLMLTALEDTDSINQAYEAGATDFISKPINWSILGHRVRYMLKASALLRNVIKSDLQLAKAQHMTSVGSWEWSIEADITSWSEEMYRICGGISGTFDQSYQSFLALVYPADRQQVETAMRNALEQVSAYDVEHRLLRPDGTERIVHGKAEVICDANGKPVLMSGTLQDITLRKQAELHISHLANYDTLTDLPNRNLLHDCMAQSILLARRTGQQLVMLCLDLDGFKFINDGFGHAVGDTLLKMVAIRLQGAIRKCDTVARLGGDEFVLILLGLTDDGRDLGSMPQRVLDTFAQPFIADTHELHVTASIGVSVFPGDGDTSDTLLKNADVAMYSAKEKGRNCFQFYARDMSLRAERRVELENALRAALERQQFELHYQPKVDLRSGRISGVEALLRWNRPGHGMVPPDSFIGLAEETRLIVPIGEWVLRTACAQARKWHDMGFDGLSVAVNLSARQFAHQDIVQLVRQVLAETELPACYVELELTESVLMSDSAAMLKVLREIKEVGVVLTLDDFGTGYSSLAYLRRFPIDVLKIDRSFIHNVTTDVDDALLAKSILLLAQSLKLKTVAEGVETQGQLDFLSANKCDSVQGFYFSRPVTAEALTAMLSSDLSLPVMPQVAGRERTVLLLDDDPDVLNALACLFRKDGYQILQTTTAAEGFELLATHKVQVIISDQHITSMNGTAFLGKVKELYPDTIRIILSGYTEPKSVIDAINGGAVYRFLTKPWDDHVLRDQLREAFEHHWLIYGKPIQDDQTQAC; encoded by the coding sequence ATGAAGTACAGACAGCCTGGGTATACAGCGATTGCTTTGGTCATTGATGATGATCCCTTCATCCGGCTGCTCGCTCGCGACGCCTTGGAAAAGATCGATTTGAAGGTAGAGGAGGCGGGCGATGGGGCATCAGGTCTGTCCGCCATTGCTGCACTGGCGCCCGATATTATCCTGCTCGACGTCATGATGCCCGATATGGATGGCTTTGCAGTGTGCCGCCAGGCGCTCCTGATCCCTGGCGCCGAGCTCACCCCCGTCCTGATGCTCACCGCCCTTGAGGACACAGACTCAATCAATCAAGCCTATGAAGCTGGCGCCACCGATTTCATCAGTAAACCCATCAATTGGTCGATACTGGGGCATCGGGTGCGCTACATGTTGAAAGCGAGCGCCTTGTTGCGCAATGTCATCAAGAGTGACTTGCAGTTGGCGAAAGCCCAGCATATGACCTCAGTTGGGAGTTGGGAGTGGAGTATCGAAGCCGACATCACTTCCTGGTCGGAGGAAATGTATCGGATCTGCGGGGGCATATCCGGGACGTTTGATCAAAGCTATCAAAGTTTCCTTGCGCTGGTGTATCCGGCAGATCGGCAACAGGTCGAAACGGCGATGCGCAATGCGCTCGAACAGGTGAGTGCTTACGATGTCGAGCATCGCTTGCTGCGCCCGGACGGCACGGAGCGCATCGTCCATGGGAAAGCGGAAGTCATCTGCGACGCCAATGGCAAGCCCGTTTTGATGTCCGGAACGCTGCAAGACATCACATTACGCAAGCAGGCGGAGTTACACATCAGTCATCTTGCCAACTACGATACGCTAACCGATCTTCCCAACCGGAATCTGTTGCATGACTGCATGGCGCAGTCGATCTTGCTGGCCCGTCGGACCGGGCAACAGTTGGTCATGCTATGTCTGGACCTGGATGGATTCAAGTTCATTAACGACGGCTTCGGCCATGCTGTCGGGGACACCTTGCTCAAGATGGTCGCCATCCGGCTTCAGGGGGCGATCCGTAAGTGCGACACGGTGGCGCGCCTGGGCGGGGACGAATTCGTGCTCATCTTGCTCGGCCTGACCGACGACGGCAGGGACCTGGGGTCCATGCCGCAAAGAGTACTGGACACGTTTGCGCAGCCCTTCATCGCCGACACTCATGAACTGCACGTGACCGCGAGTATTGGCGTGAGCGTCTTCCCCGGCGATGGCGACACCAGTGACACCTTGCTCAAGAACGCTGATGTGGCCATGTATAGTGCCAAGGAGAAAGGACGCAATTGCTTCCAGTTTTACGCGCGAGACATGAGTCTGCGCGCTGAGCGTCGTGTGGAGTTGGAAAATGCGCTTCGCGCGGCGCTCGAACGACAGCAATTCGAACTCCATTATCAGCCCAAAGTCGATCTGCGCAGTGGCAGGATCAGCGGAGTGGAAGCGCTATTGCGCTGGAACCGCCCGGGTCACGGCATGGTGCCGCCAGACAGCTTCATTGGCCTGGCAGAAGAGACGCGGCTGATCGTCCCGATCGGCGAGTGGGTCTTGCGCACGGCCTGTGCCCAGGCGAGAAAGTGGCACGATATGGGCTTCGACGGTTTATCCGTCGCAGTCAATTTGTCGGCACGCCAGTTCGCCCACCAAGACATCGTGCAACTAGTGCGACAGGTGCTTGCAGAGACGGAACTGCCGGCCTGCTACGTTGAGCTCGAGCTCACCGAGAGCGTGCTCATGAGCGACAGCGCTGCCATGCTCAAAGTACTGCGCGAAATCAAGGAAGTCGGGGTCGTGCTCACGCTCGATGACTTCGGTACCGGCTATTCTAGCCTGGCTTACCTCAGGCGTTTCCCGATCGATGTACTCAAGATCGACCGCAGCTTTATCCACAACGTTACCACCGACGTCGACGATGCCTTGCTGGCCAAGAGCATTCTCTTGTTGGCCCAGTCCTTGAAATTGAAAACCGTTGCTGAGGGCGTGGAAACGCAGGGGCAGCTGGATTTTTTAAGCGCCAATAAATGCGATTCAGTGCAAGGCTTTTACTTCAGTCGGCCGGTTACGGCGGAAGCGCTGACGGCGATGCTGAGCAGTGATCTTAGCCTGCCTGTGATGCCGCAGGTGGCTGGGCGCGAACGCACCGTGCTGCTACTTGACGATGACCCAGATGTACTTAACGCACTCGCGTGCCTGTTTCGCAAGGACGGTTATCAAATTCTTCAGACCACGACGGCGGCCGAAGGCTTCGAACTGCTAGCCACGCATAAGGTGCAAGTGATCATCAGCGATCAGCACATCACCTCGATGAACGGCACCGCTTTCTTGGGCAAGGTGAAGGAACTGTATCCCGATACAATCCGCATTATTCTGTCCGGCTATACGGAGCCGAAGTCGGTCATCGACGCGATCAACGGCGGCGCCGTGTATCGCTTCTTGACCAAACCGTGGGACGACCATGTCTTGCGCGATCAGTTGCGGGAAGCGTTTGAACACCACTGGCTGATCTACGGAAAACCAATCCAGGACGATCAGACCCAGGCCTGCTGA
- the gmtY gene encoding gamma-mobile-trio recombinase GmtY, translating into MFVTVKTRVYSDATGAYTELPALLTSCGVLEPLLDYCLHHSHDRSLTWMTKVARSVRMFLEYLQSNPAERDTYHLFQNFAQRLYTGTFDRETGIDPSGLCWAPRSPQDASHIITHLTDFFEWLGEMRPEAPKVNPRYAGGAFDRQTDEAAYQYRRSKAFLGHTWAANVSLETGHRVRGRRLPKVEKDEPPAFPEERFEELLMKGFRTAGRYDYRGMLITLLQHGAGFRESEPFHLYIPDVFPDSANPGQAKVLIHHPSHGAAPSDWYDERGKSRKGNRAEYLANEFGLAPRTDLLDRRHAGWKGGIHDAPYYKQAYWFLPEYGEWFLHLWRRYLDQVVRFERDHPFAFINLYRAPVGAMYTLTQYNKAHAAACERIGLTVGKALGTTPHGHRHAYGRRLRSAGVDKTLIRRFMHHASLESQEVYTQATTREVLAELAAAAHRLREKQIENGLATTDLMSAMNVCE; encoded by the coding sequence ATGTTTGTGACCGTAAAGACTCGCGTCTACTCAGATGCCACTGGTGCCTACACAGAGCTTCCAGCTTTGTTGACGTCCTGCGGTGTGCTGGAACCACTGCTCGATTACTGCCTTCACCACAGTCACGACCGAAGTCTGACGTGGATGACAAAGGTCGCACGCTCGGTGCGAATGTTTCTCGAGTACCTGCAAAGCAACCCCGCCGAGCGCGACACTTATCACCTGTTTCAGAACTTTGCTCAGCGCCTCTACACAGGGACGTTCGACCGCGAAACCGGAATCGATCCTAGCGGGTTATGCTGGGCTCCGCGGTCGCCACAGGATGCCTCGCACATCATCACCCACCTGACCGACTTCTTCGAATGGCTCGGCGAGATGCGCCCCGAGGCGCCCAAGGTGAATCCCCGCTATGCGGGTGGCGCCTTCGACCGACAGACCGACGAGGCTGCGTACCAGTATCGGCGCAGCAAGGCATTTCTTGGGCATACGTGGGCCGCGAACGTATCGCTGGAAACGGGACACCGAGTGCGTGGTCGACGTCTCCCCAAAGTTGAAAAAGACGAACCGCCGGCATTTCCAGAGGAGCGTTTCGAGGAGCTTCTGATGAAGGGATTTCGTACAGCCGGTCGCTACGATTACCGTGGCATGCTCATCACATTGCTGCAGCACGGCGCCGGCTTCCGCGAATCCGAGCCTTTCCACCTCTATATCCCCGACGTGTTCCCCGATTCCGCGAACCCAGGCCAAGCCAAGGTCCTCATTCACCATCCAAGCCACGGTGCAGCCCCCAGTGATTGGTATGACGAACGTGGAAAATCCCGAAAAGGTAATCGAGCGGAATACCTTGCCAATGAGTTCGGCTTGGCGCCGCGTACTGATTTACTTGATCGCCGTCATGCTGGGTGGAAAGGCGGTATACACGACGCCCCCTATTACAAGCAGGCCTATTGGTTCCTACCGGAGTATGGCGAATGGTTTCTGCACCTCTGGCGACGCTACCTCGACCAAGTCGTGCGCTTTGAGCGTGACCACCCTTTCGCTTTCATCAATCTGTACCGGGCTCCCGTCGGCGCGATGTATACGCTGACTCAATACAACAAGGCTCATGCTGCGGCATGCGAGCGCATAGGCCTCACAGTGGGCAAGGCACTGGGAACAACACCGCATGGACATCGGCACGCCTATGGCCGGCGACTGCGTTCCGCAGGCGTGGATAAAACATTGATTCGGCGCTTTATGCATCACGCCTCATTGGAAAGTCAGGAGGTTTATACGCAAGCTACGACCCGAGAGGTCTTGGCGGAACTCGCAGCGGCCGCGCACCGACTGCGTGAGAAACAAATTGAGAACGGCCTTGCGACGACTGATTTGATGAGCGCGATGAACGTCTGTGAATAA
- a CDS encoding GGDEF/EAL domain-containing response regulator, producing the protein MSSLVTRVNRRILIVDDTPSIHDDFHKTLGPAADPENGLASAEEALFGSTAAALQDFELDSAFQGLEALDKVEEALAKDLPYAMAFINMRMPPGWDGLETIERLWQVDPKLQVVLCTAYSDYSWENIAERLELGDRLLILKKPFDAIEIRQMASTLTVKWQMTEDAALKMNLLEQAVEERTRELSDANIIVQNSPTILYRLLGEPSFPLTYISHNITKFGHVAANLVASANWARELIHSEDLGKLDAAMAQVLDRHAAGASIEFRLRTGDGLWRWVENRYVPVRDDDGRLLEVEGIIIDISERKQAEEHITEQARTDALTGMANRATLNERLHQAFAATRRGATGFAVFYLDLDHFKRINDSFGHTVGDLLLQEVARRIKACVRENDVVARMGGDEFTILQLDVSDPTQAATLAAKVLDTLGHPYALDGNNLRISVSIGISLYTSSSGVSADSLLDQADMALYRSKDQGRNQYNFHSKEIDQEVLDRFTIANELKLAIERNELELHYLPEVDLSSGRILGMEAQVRWNHPQRGRLSADTFLPAAEKTGAIIALGHWVLDRACQQMRQWRDQDMAPPVIAINLSLAQLKSGPELIYDVLRTTVHWNLCPWDLRFDVTEATLAQTKWSHNDVLPRLCALGVKVAIDDFGTEYSSFDYLKTYKINHIKIAQNFIDNAIRDPAGATTLRAIINFAREMGIGVIVEGVETQEQCDSLISTGSPITAQGFYFSKAVSPRQASELLQIGSIDPDGSSQTASPSSEGPK; encoded by the coding sequence ATGAGCAGTCTGGTCACTCGCGTTAATCGGCGCATCTTGATCGTTGACGACACACCGTCAATTCATGACGATTTCCACAAAACTCTCGGCCCGGCAGCGGATCCCGAAAATGGCTTGGCGTCTGCTGAAGAAGCCCTGTTTGGCAGTACCGCCGCCGCGCTGCAAGACTTCGAACTCGACTCTGCCTTTCAGGGCCTCGAAGCCTTGGACAAGGTCGAAGAGGCCCTGGCCAAGGACCTGCCCTATGCCATGGCTTTCATCAACATGCGCATGCCCCCCGGCTGGGACGGCCTGGAAACCATCGAACGGCTCTGGCAGGTCGACCCCAAGCTGCAAGTCGTACTCTGCACCGCATACTCCGACTACTCCTGGGAAAACATCGCCGAACGCCTGGAACTGGGTGATCGCCTGCTGATCCTGAAAAAGCCTTTCGATGCCATCGAGATCCGTCAGATGGCCAGTACGCTGACGGTCAAATGGCAGATGACCGAAGACGCCGCCCTTAAAATGAACCTGCTGGAACAGGCTGTCGAAGAAAGGACCCGCGAGCTGTCCGACGCTAACATCATTGTGCAGAACAGCCCGACCATTCTGTATCGGCTGCTTGGGGAGCCATCGTTCCCCTTGACGTATATCTCTCACAACATCACCAAGTTCGGTCATGTCGCGGCCAATCTGGTGGCATCTGCCAACTGGGCCCGGGAGCTGATTCATTCCGAAGATCTGGGAAAACTCGACGCAGCCATGGCCCAGGTTCTGGACCGGCATGCCGCTGGTGCATCCATCGAGTTCCGCCTACGTACCGGTGATGGCCTGTGGCGCTGGGTGGAAAATCGCTATGTACCGGTACGCGATGACGACGGGCGTTTGCTCGAGGTTGAAGGAATCATCATCGACATCAGCGAACGCAAGCAGGCCGAAGAGCACATCACCGAGCAGGCACGCACCGACGCGCTGACCGGGATGGCCAACCGCGCGACGCTCAACGAGCGCCTGCACCAAGCCTTCGCCGCCACCCGCCGTGGCGCGACGGGGTTTGCGGTGTTCTATCTGGACCTGGATCACTTCAAACGGATCAACGACAGCTTCGGCCACACAGTGGGGGATTTGCTGCTGCAGGAGGTTGCCCGACGCATCAAGGCTTGTGTGCGAGAAAACGACGTGGTGGCACGCATGGGCGGTGACGAATTCACGATTCTTCAGCTCGATGTCAGCGACCCGACACAGGCGGCGACCCTGGCCGCCAAGGTTCTCGATACGTTGGGGCATCCCTATGCGCTCGACGGCAACAACCTGCGGATCTCGGTCAGCATCGGCATCAGCCTCTACACCAGCAGCAGTGGCGTCAGTGCCGACAGCCTGCTGGACCAGGCCGACATGGCGCTGTACCGCTCTAAGGACCAGGGCCGCAACCAATACAACTTTCATTCCAAGGAGATCGACCAGGAAGTACTTGACCGGTTCACCATCGCCAACGAGTTGAAACTGGCCATCGAGCGGAACGAACTCGAATTGCACTACCTGCCCGAGGTGGACCTGAGTTCAGGCAGGATTCTGGGTATGGAGGCCCAAGTGCGCTGGAACCACCCTCAGCGAGGGCGGCTGAGTGCTGACACCTTCCTCCCCGCCGCGGAAAAAACCGGTGCCATCATCGCCCTGGGACATTGGGTGTTGGACCGGGCCTGCCAGCAGATGCGGCAGTGGCGGGACCAAGACATGGCGCCGCCGGTGATCGCGATCAACCTGTCCCTGGCCCAACTAAAAAGCGGCCCGGAACTCATTTATGACGTGCTGCGCACCACCGTCCACTGGAACCTTTGTCCCTGGGATCTGCGGTTCGACGTGACCGAAGCGACCCTGGCGCAGACCAAGTGGAGCCACAACGATGTGCTTCCGCGTTTATGCGCGCTGGGGGTGAAAGTCGCCATCGACGACTTCGGCACCGAATACTCGTCGTTCGACTACCTCAAGACTTATAAAATCAACCACATCAAGATCGCCCAGAACTTCATCGACAACGCGATCCGTGACCCGGCCGGCGCCACGACCCTACGCGCGATCATCAACTTCGCCCGTGAAATGGGGATCGGGGTCATCGTCGAAGGCGTGGAAACTCAGGAACAATGTGACTCATTGATTTCTACAGGCTCGCCTATAACGGCGCAGGGCTTTTATTTCAGTAAAGCCGTTAGCCCCCGTCAAGCCAGCGAGCTCTTGCAGATCGGCAGTATTGATCCGGATGGAAGCAGTCAGACTGCCAGCCCCTCATCCGAGGGCCCGAAATGA
- a CDS encoding response regulator has protein sequence MFLLSKRYLAALLLLCAAGLTLAQEPSERVLVVGSEEEFPPFSTGTTSATAGGFTVELWKAVAKESLLNYTIRVGPFSQILQEFKDGKIDVLINLAQSEPRRQFADFTVPHVTVNGAIFVRKGESGIGAESDLAGKSIIVVQSDLAHDYAISKGWQEQLVVAPTTADCFRLLAAGKHDAVLISKLVGMQTLQTLKIDNVRPLNIKAGFAQKFSFAVHKGNADLLASINEGMAITKLDGTYDAIHNKWFGIYDERSVSLHDTLPYLLPMMLTLLILVAYMLHRRRTENALRHANERLEERVALRTSELEQAKNVAESSSRAKGDFLANMSHEIRTPMNAIIGMLYLTLKTELNPKQRNYLEKIDISSKHLLGVIHDILDFSKIDAGKLDLELIDFDLKAVLQNVVDQVSFRAFEKSLRLRLEIDPGVPRYLRGDPLRLTQVLLNFANNAVKFASSGDIVISAFEAEAGSNDSLIRFEVQDSGVGMSAAQQETLFQAFQQADTTTTRRYGGTGLGLIISKQLVTMMGGEVGMQSQLGQGSTFWCAIRFVFGRAPLGLDDPQTLARPTWLRGARILLAEDNLFNQQVSIDLLEDAGAVVLLANNGSEALDLLGHERVDCVLMDIQMPEMDGLEAARRIRSEPSFDGLPVIALTANARKEDREQYIAAGMDDFVSKPIEPEVLYATLRKWLPAQVPENRTAAAHQLQRSMDAMPQTGSEGIDLSVLAKLCVNNPERIARYVDVFMDSVQQAGDEIESALQREDLAALSALGHRIKSSASAAGAMGLADLGRTLETVQTDSSLEQARYLIARLPFVLEKIRGQVAAYTRKR, from the coding sequence ATGTTTTTGCTGTCGAAACGGTATTTGGCGGCCTTGCTCTTACTGTGCGCAGCGGGCTTGACCTTGGCCCAGGAACCCAGCGAGAGAGTGCTGGTTGTCGGCAGCGAAGAAGAGTTCCCGCCGTTTTCCACAGGAACCACGAGTGCCACAGCTGGCGGCTTTACAGTGGAATTGTGGAAGGCTGTGGCTAAGGAGAGCCTCCTGAACTATACGATCCGGGTCGGCCCCTTCAGTCAGATTCTTCAGGAATTCAAAGACGGGAAAATCGATGTCCTAATCAACCTGGCACAGTCCGAGCCGAGGCGCCAGTTCGCCGATTTCACTGTGCCGCATGTGACGGTCAATGGTGCCATTTTCGTGCGCAAGGGCGAGTCCGGTATCGGCGCCGAATCGGATCTGGCGGGCAAGTCGATCATCGTGGTGCAATCTGATCTGGCCCATGACTACGCGATCTCGAAAGGCTGGCAGGAGCAACTCGTGGTAGCACCGACAACAGCGGACTGCTTCAGACTGCTCGCCGCTGGCAAACATGACGCGGTCCTGATCAGCAAACTGGTCGGCATGCAGACTCTGCAGACGCTCAAGATCGACAATGTCCGGCCCCTGAACATCAAAGCCGGCTTTGCACAAAAATTCTCGTTTGCCGTACACAAAGGTAACGCCGATTTGCTGGCCAGCATCAATGAGGGTATGGCGATAACCAAGCTGGACGGCACTTATGATGCGATTCACAACAAGTGGTTTGGCATCTATGATGAGCGTAGCGTCTCGCTACACGACACGCTTCCGTATTTGCTGCCGATGATGCTGACGCTGCTGATTCTGGTGGCCTATATGCTCCATCGGCGTCGCACTGAAAACGCCCTGCGCCACGCCAATGAACGCCTCGAAGAGCGGGTTGCGCTGCGCACGAGCGAACTGGAACAGGCGAAGAACGTGGCCGAGTCGTCGAGCCGCGCCAAAGGTGATTTCCTCGCCAACATGAGTCATGAAATTCGCACACCGATGAATGCGATCATCGGCATGTTGTACCTCACACTCAAGACAGAACTCAATCCGAAACAACGCAATTATCTCGAAAAAATCGACATCTCCAGCAAACATCTGCTCGGCGTCATCCATGATATTCTCGACTTCTCCAAGATTGATGCGGGTAAACTGGACTTGGAGTTGATCGATTTCGACCTGAAAGCCGTACTCCAGAACGTAGTCGATCAGGTGTCATTCAGGGCGTTCGAAAAGAGCCTCCGGCTGCGCCTCGAGATCGATCCTGGTGTGCCGCGTTACTTGCGCGGCGACCCGCTGCGCCTGACCCAGGTATTGCTCAATTTCGCCAACAACGCCGTAAAGTTCGCCTCCAGCGGTGACATCGTCATCAGCGCTTTCGAGGCCGAAGCCGGTAGCAACGACAGTCTGATTCGTTTTGAAGTACAAGATAGCGGTGTTGGCATGAGCGCCGCACAGCAAGAGACGCTGTTCCAGGCATTCCAGCAGGCCGACACCACGACCACGCGCCGCTACGGCGGCACCGGTCTCGGGCTTATCATCAGCAAGCAGTTGGTGACGATGATGGGGGGCGAGGTGGGCATGCAGAGTCAACTGGGTCAGGGCAGCACGTTCTGGTGTGCGATCCGCTTCGTTTTTGGCCGCGCCCCGCTTGGGCTCGACGACCCGCAGACATTGGCGCGGCCGACCTGGTTGCGAGGCGCACGTATCTTGCTCGCTGAAGATAACCTGTTCAACCAGCAAGTGTCGATCGACTTACTGGAGGATGCCGGAGCCGTAGTGTTGCTGGCTAATAACGGAAGCGAAGCGCTTGACCTGTTGGGCCACGAGCGCGTTGACTGCGTGCTGATGGATATCCAGATGCCAGAGATGGATGGGCTTGAAGCGGCCCGGCGCATCCGTTCCGAGCCGTCCTTTGACGGATTACCGGTGATTGCATTGACAGCCAATGCGCGCAAAGAGGATCGCGAGCAGTATATCGCCGCTGGCATGGATGATTTTGTCAGCAAACCGATCGAGCCAGAAGTGCTGTACGCAACGCTTCGAAAATGGCTGCCGGCGCAGGTGCCAGAGAATCGGACGGCCGCTGCACACCAGCTCCAACGGTCCATGGACGCCATGCCGCAGACCGGGTCGGAGGGTATCGATCTGTCTGTGCTAGCCAAACTCTGCGTCAATAACCCGGAACGTATTGCGCGCTATGTCGACGTGTTCATGGACTCGGTGCAGCAGGCCGGGGACGAGATCGAATCCGCACTGCAGCGCGAAGACCTCGCGGCATTGAGCGCCTTAGGGCATAGAATCAAGTCCTCTGCCAGCGCCGCAGGTGCGATGGGGCTGGCCGACCTGGGGCGGACGCTTGAGACGGTGCAGACGGACAGCAGCCTGGAGCAGGCCCGGTATCTGATCGCTCGACTGCCATTTGTTCTAGAGAAAATCAGGGGGCAGGTGGCAGCGTATACAAGAAAGCGCTGA